tatcttcCTTTAGGTAAGGTTTGGTATCagaaatgtttaaatatttttgtgaaaatcaCTTGGAAATAAACGCATCTtatatgtttgataaaatagATCATTAACATAatcttaagaataaaatattctaatcAATGTAGGTGGAGAGATTATCTAACACTTAACCTTCTATCTTAGACTTAATGATtatatggatttttttaattatttcaacacTCAAACATACAAATTGAATGTATCaagtttgaaacaaataaactcaatccaaGGTCTCCTTAAGGACTTAGTCAACACATCTGCAAGTTGGTCATTGGATCCAAAAGCTcaatacatatttcttttgtcaACAACTTatcacgaacaaaatgacaatcaatttcggTATGCTTAGTTATCTTATGAAATACTAGATTTGATGCAATATGGAGAACAACttaattattgaaatacatTTTCATAGTCTGAACATCACAAAAGTTAAGTTCTTGAAGGAACAGgttcacccatataagttcatACGTTAGTGATGCTATTTCCCTATTTTCAGCTTTAGTTGTTGATCAAGCCACTACATcatgtttcttacttttccatgataTAATGTTTCCTCCGAGAAAAACACAATACCGTTTATTAATAGGCCAACCTACTCAATTTGCATCATAGTACCCAAAGACTTTAATGTTTCCTTTATCTTTATTATAACAACTCTTGCCCGATAGCCTTTTTTGTCGTACCTCAGAATACGAATGATAACATTCCAATGGCCAACACATGGATCCTACATGAACTGACTAACCTTTCCAACTGCAAAAGATAGATCTGaccttgtaatagtgagataaataAGTTTTCCAACTAGCCTCCTATATCTCTTTGGATCGGAGAATAATTTACCTTCTTCTTTTGTTAATTTCTGATTTAGGTCCATAAAATTGTCTAGTGGTCTATAATCAATCATACATCtttcttgtaatatatcaagagcatactccctttgggagattacaactccatcttttgacttCAATACCCAAGAAGTATTTGAGTCCTTCAAGATCCTTAGTTTGAAACTGCCTACATAAGTAATCCTTCAGTTGATATTCTAGCAGTATCATTTCCTTAAtgactatatcatcaacatatattattaagtaaATACATTTCCCATGAGATGTATGATTGTAAAAGATTGGATGATTTGCTTCACTGTGTTTTAgccaacattttttaacaatggagTTGAATTTTCCATACCAAGCAATTGGTGATTGCTTAAGGCCATATAAAGAGTAATGCAACTTGCATACCATATCAGACTCCCCGTAAGCAACAAACCTAGGGtttgctccatataaacttcttccttaATATCATGATGAAGGAAGGCATTTTTGATATTCATTTGATGAAGTGGTTAGTGACGAATTGCTACCATtgcaaagaagagaaaatattagTCATCTTGCCCAAGGGAGAGaaagtgtcacaataatcaaaatcataaacttgACTTTACATCTTTGCAACTAATCAGGCTTTGAGCTGATTAACTTCACCAGAGTCGACTTTAATTGCATACACCTACCGACAACCAATTGTCTTTTTGCCTGGTGGAGGGGGCATGAGTATTCATTTTGGCAATCATGGCTTGTCGCAATCCAGGATAATCAAGTGCCtcattcacaattttttatataaccaCAAAGGACGCTAAGGATAAAAGAGAATAATAGGAAGGTGAAATTATGTGATggctaagaaaattataaatgggatgTGGGTTTTGAGTAGAACAAGTACCTTTTTTAAGAGCAATCAGCCagcttgaatcacaaggaattgTGGTATGAAGTGATGagggagaagaatctgaagtAGGGGATTCACCATTTTCTTGAAGAAGTGGAATCAATAACGGGTTCTCGAGTCGAAAGATATCACTATGTGGAGATAAGGGTTCAAGAGGACTTTGATCAAGACTTGGATAGATAGAGACGTTAGAAATATTGGACATAGCCACAGAAATAGGAATGACCTGTTATATGATATGAACATCTTGAACAAATGGAGAGAAGTAAGGAGTTTGTtcaaaaaatgtaatattggCAAACATATAGTACTTCTTGGTTTTAGAAGAGTAACACTAGTACCCTTTTTGAAGTCGTGAATAGCTCAGAAAGACACATTTGATAGCATAAGCAGAAAACTTGTCTAGCCTTGGAGATATATcatgaacaaaataaacataGCCAAAAACTCGAGGAAAGGTGTGAAAGAGAGGATCACTTGGATAAAGAATGGAGAAAGAAATTTATGATTGAGAGGGGAAGATGACATGCTAttattaagaaagtatgcaatTAAGATGAAATTCCCCACAGATGAGCACCAAGCAAAATGGTACAAACAGTTTCAactaagtatatattttttctttctactatatcattttgttgtggtgtaaAGTGGACCCGCTTTGATACCAACTTAAgattaaaacatcaaaaatatataCTAGAGGGCATAAAAAACTCCTCTCATAgttctatatttatattagaaaaagatAAGTACAAGAGGAAGACTGAACATCAAAAGCACTATCTTATACTACTTGGACAAAAAACTAGGTGCAAAGGTTATCTAACCCTTAACCTCctacttatatttaattattacatgaatttttttaattatttcaacaaaTACATTACTTTAACAAATACATTActttagaaattgaaaaaaaaaattaattatattttagttttaatgaATTTGGagtaaatttattttccaacattcaaaattaatattttaattaatacaatttgaaaactatttattttaatgtatctATCTTTTGTAAATCGTATTTAAGGTAGCAATTTATTGCAATTTTACAATCATATTATCAAATACTCAATCTTGTTTCTCAATGCAAGACAAATCCATTAAGAgactaaatcaattttttttttcaattactgTGTACATagttaacttaaatttaaacagcttgaaaccatttttaaaccaataacTATATACATTTATAAACTCTCTAAACAAAACGACTCAAAATGTTTAGAggttaattataaattaaataatttccgGCAGATGAGACGATACCTCAACGGTAAAATTGCGCATAATGAAATAATACCTACCGTTGTGGCTGATCCACTGAATGAAAATTGTCGTCATAATAATGCTGACAAAAGTGCAATGATTTATATCAGTATTCTACGAAGGGTAGGgtcattattttgaataatcCAAATTTGCATAGTTTCACATCGGAAGCTACCAAAAAAAGTCAATACATGAATAGATGGGTCGACATCAAAACGCgtaaaatgcaataaaaaaaatcttggtCTTCACACTAACGTAGCCTGACTTTTCATCATTTGTAGCAAACCAGCattttacaaaatcaacttATAGTTCATGATTAAGTTTACTTTGAACGGTGCAAGCGTCTTTAAGCAGCTATCTCTGACCAATCTATTGTCTGCATTCTGTTTTCAAAATAGCTCATTCTAATCTATATGTCACTTAACCTTCTTTGCACTCTACCCGTCTTCAACACAACTTACACACTTTTGGCCAAGATTCCTTGCAGAATTTAGAGGAGTTTAAGAAGATAAAGAGTGGGGAACACGGGGCACGAGGGTCTTGTTCATGGGTCTTAAACTTTATGAAAGAACCATACATTCCTTCCCGTCTTCGGTATTGTTTTGGGTGACTGTCCCTCAGAGTAGACACCAATGAGAATCACTTTAGtttcattgttttctttctttctctgctACTTGATATATCTCAGTATCTACTTCTCTGCCGCCACTGGTAAATGTCTAGAGGATCAGCAATCATTACTGATTCAACTGAGGAACAACCTCACATTTGAGCCTGAAAATTCCAGCAAACTGAAATTGTGGAATCAAAGCATCGATTGCTGCAATTGGAGTGGTGTAACGTGTGACGAGGAGGGACGTGTCATTGGCATTGACCTGAGTGGAGAATTGATCAGTGGTGGATTTGATGATTCGAGTGTTGTTTTCAGTCTTCAACATGTCCGGAAATTGAATTTGGCTGGTAATAATTTCAGTTCTGCCATCCCATCTGGATTTAACAAGTTGGAAAATTTGACTTATCTGAATTTGTCATGTGCGGGCTTTGAGGGTCAGATTCCAATAGAGATTTCTCAAATGACAAGGTTGGTTACTCTTGATCTCTCTTCTTCTGTTCTCTTTTACACTAGCAATGACCTGAAGCTTGAAAACCCAAATCTACAAGAGCTTGTCCAAAATCTCACCAGTATTAGGCAACTGTATTTGGATGGTCTAAGTATATCAGCAGCAGGACATGAATGGTGCAGCGCTTTGATGTCACTGCAATACCTGCAAGAACTTCGCATGTCACAGTGCAATCTCTCAGGACCCCTGGATCCTTCCCTAGGAAGTCTTGAGAATCTATCAGTTATTGTTCTTGATGGGAACAATTTATCATCCACAGTGCCAGAAACATTTGcctttttgaaatttctgaCCATCCTAAGTCTTTCTTCTTGTCAGTTGACTGGAACATTTCCTCAGAATATCTTCAAGATTGTAACATTGTCAGTTGTTGACTTATCTTTAAACAACAATCTCCAAGGTTTCTTTCCAGACTTCCCTCAAGGATCTCTTCAAACCTTAAGAGTAAGTAACACAAGCTTCTCTGGAGCATTTCCAAACTCTATTGGGAACATGAGGAACTTAACTGAATTGGATTTTTCTTATTGTCGATTTACCGGAACGCTTCCCAATTCATTGTCAAACCTCACAGAACTCAGTTACCTAGACTTGTCATATAACAACTTCACAGGTCGAATTCCATCATTTGACATGGCCAAAAAACTTGTCTACTTAGACCTTTCTAATAATGGTTTGACTGGTGCAGTTCCGTCTTCTTCTCACTTTGCAGGACAGAAGAATCTCGTTAGCATTGACCTGGGTTATAACGCAATTGGTGGGAGCATTCCTTCATCCCTTTTTACACTCTCAAAGCTGCAAAAAATTATGCTTTCCCATAATCAATTTGGTCATCTAGATGAATTCACAAATGTGACTTCTTCTAAATTAATAACCCTCGATTTAAGTAGCAATAATCTATCAGGGTCTTTTCCAACATCGATATACCAACTCAGTAGACTCTCTATTCTCATACTTTCTTCAAACAAGTTAAATGGGACAATGAATCTAGATAAGCTTTCGGAGCTCAGAAATTTGACTACATTAGATCTTTCATACAACAACTTATCAGTCGATGTGAATGTTACTAATGCTGAGCCATCTTACTTTCCCAGCATCAGCAATCTAAAGTTGGCATCCTGCAACTTGAAAAATTTCCCCGGTTTCTTGAGAAATCACTCCAGAATCGCCTCTCTAGATCTTTCGGATAACCATATCCAAGGAATAGTGCCCAACTGGATTTGGAAACTACAGAATCTTGAAAGGCTTAATATTTCTCATAATTTGTTGACTCATTTGGAAGGACCTTTGAGGAATTTTTCTTCCAAGTTGTTGGTCCTTGATCTTCATCATAATAAACTTCAGGGGCCAATACctttttttcctgaaaatacGCTCTATTTGGATTTCTCAAGCAACAAATTTAACTCTGTTATCCCACAAGACATTGGTAATTACCTGCCTTTCAcattctttctctctctctcaaataATACTTTGAGTGGCAGTATTCCTGATTCCCTCTGCAATGCTGCATATCTTCAAGTGCTTGATCTTTCCAATAATAAAATTTCTGGAATAATTCCCTCATGTTTAATGGTAATGAATGAGAGCCTTGGGGTATTAAATCTGAGAAAGAACAAACTCACGGGCACTGTCCCAGATACGTTTTCAGCTGCTTGTTCTCTAAGGACTCTGgatctccataacaacaaatTAGATGGAAAGATTCCAAAATCTCTTTCAAATTGTACTTCATTAGAAGTGTTGGACCTTGGAAACAACAAGATTATGGATGGCTTTCCGTGTTTGTTGAAGAACATATCCACACTCCGGGTCTTAGTCTTacgaaaaaataatttgtatggtAACATTGGATGTCCAAAGACCAACGGCACATGGCATATGCTTCAAATAGTGGATCTGGCCATCAACAATTTCACTGGCAAGCTACCTGGAAACTGCTTCACAAGGTGGGAGGCAATGATGTCTGATGAAAACCAAGATGAATCCAAGGTAAAACATATCCAATATCAGTTTCTTCAATATGGTAACCAAATATATTACCATGATTCAGTGACAGTCACAATAAAAGGTCAACGGATGGATCTGATTAAGATTCTAACTGTCTTCACTTCGATCGACTTCTCATCGAACCATTTTGAAGGGGAAATACCAAATGAGCTATTTGACTTTAAGGCACTCTATACACTTAACTTGTCAAATAATGCTTTTTCTGGCAAAATTCCACAATCAATTAGAAATTTGAAGGAGCTTGAATCCTTAGACTTATCAAACAACTTGCTGGAAGGAAATATTCCCACAGAACTTGCAACTTTATCTTTCCTATCTGTCCTGAACCTCTCCTTTAATCATCTCGTTGGGAGAATCCCCACAGGCACTCAAATTCAATCATTTTCAGAATTTTCCTTTGAAGGTAACAAAGGATTGTGTGGCCCGCCTTTGATTACAATCTGCAGTGCAAATGCAAGTCCTAAAACTACACAAACAGCCAAGGACTTTGATTGGCAGTACATAGTCACTGGAGTTGGTTTTGGGGTTGGAGCCGGAGTATTTCTTCCTATATTGATGATATGGGAGAGAGGAAGGAAATGGAGCAATAATACCATTGACAGTTTTCTTAGACGAGTTTTTTCACTGTTCGGGTTAGCTTATATCCCCATTGAGGATGACGAAGGGGATGAAGATGCAGAAGAGATGGACGATGATTATAGTGAAGAAGATGATTGGGACTATCCAAGCTTCAGAGGAAGGTATTGTGTGTTCTGTTCGAAACTTGCCATATCTATGAAGAGGGTTATTCATGACCCCAGTTGCACTTGTTACCCCTCATCATCAGCTTCAAATTCTACTCATTCATCAAAATCATATTCCCCTTAATTACACACAAGGTGATCACTTTCTGATTTGTTCTTTCCTTGTTGTCTTCATTTTTTCgtttgaaagcatgtatgtaTATGCTGTACATAGTACACATCAAAATTACCTAGAGTGGCAAGCAATAATGAGGAAGAAATAATAGTGACAGCTCTGATTTTTCAGAAGGAAACTTCTGTAGCAATCGGTGATAAGCaagataaatagataaataaataaacttacaGAATATACCAATGCTCAATCAGGATTTTCAACGAACACTTGGGAGACAACTAATTCAGAGCTCAATCACTTCAATGTCTATGTTGCACACAATGCAcaacaataatttcatttttaagaatAGTTGGTATGAATTATTTAACACTGAATTACTGTTTACTTAAAGGAAAACTCGGGTTTATACTGCAGACTTGAATTTAGTAAATCAAAACCTAAGACACAGGCGCATTTTGTGTCGACGTTCGGTTTCTTTGGAAAGAGTGATTAATCCAGTGGCGAATGTTTACATGGACGTGAAGGCTCCAGCAAAATTTATCCAATGTTGGTATAGACTAATAAAT
This genomic interval from Vigna radiata var. radiata cultivar VC1973A chromosome 8, Vradiata_ver6, whole genome shotgun sequence contains the following:
- the LOC106772802 gene encoding receptor-like protein 12, which gives rise to MRITLVSLFSFFLCYLIYLSIYFSAATGKCLEDQQSLLIQLRNNLTFEPENSSKLKLWNQSIDCCNWSGVTCDEEGRVIGIDLSGELISGGFDDSSVVFSLQHVRKLNLAGNNFSSAIPSGFNKLENLTYLNLSCAGFEGQIPIEISQMTRLVTLDLSSSVLFYTSNDLKLENPNLQELVQNLTSIRQLYLDGLSISAAGHEWCSALMSLQYLQELRMSQCNLSGPLDPSLGSLENLSVIVLDGNNLSSTVPETFAFLKFLTILSLSSCQLTGTFPQNIFKIVTLSVVDLSLNNNLQGFFPDFPQGSLQTLRVSNTSFSGAFPNSIGNMRNLTELDFSYCRFTGTLPNSLSNLTELSYLDLSYNNFTGRIPSFDMAKKLVYLDLSNNGLTGAVPSSSHFAGQKNLVSIDLGYNAIGGSIPSSLFTLSKLQKIMLSHNQFGHLDEFTNVTSSKLITLDLSSNNLSGSFPTSIYQLSRLSILILSSNKLNGTMNLDKLSELRNLTTLDLSYNNLSVDVNVTNAEPSYFPSISNLKLASCNLKNFPGFLRNHSRIASLDLSDNHIQGIVPNWIWKLQNLERLNISHNLLTHLEGPLRNFSSKLLVLDLHHNKLQGPIPFFPENTLYLDFSSNKFNSVIPQDIGNYLPFTFFLSLSNNTLSGSIPDSLCNAAYLQVLDLSNNKISGIIPSCLMVMNESLGVLNLRKNKLTGTVPDTFSAACSLRTLDLHNNKLDGKIPKSLSNCTSLEVLDLGNNKIMDGFPCLLKNISTLRVLVLRKNNLYGNIGCPKTNGTWHMLQIVDLAINNFTGKLPGNCFTRWEAMMSDENQDESKVKHIQYQFLQYGNQIYYHDSVTVTIKGQRMDLIKILTVFTSIDFSSNHFEGEIPNELFDFKALYTLNLSNNAFSGKIPQSIRNLKELESLDLSNNLLEGNIPTELATLSFLSVLNLSFNHLVGRIPTGTQIQSFSEFSFEGNKGLCGPPLITICSANASPKTTQTAKDFDWQYIVTGVGFGVGAGVFLPILMIWERGRKWSNNTIDSFLRRVFSLFGLAYIPIEDDEGDEDAEEMDDDYSEEDDWDYPSFRGRYCVFCSKLAISMKRVIHDPSCTCYPSSSASNSTHSSKSYSP